One part of the Bacteroidia bacterium genome encodes these proteins:
- a CDS encoding DUF1553 domain-containing protein has translation MYKGLLFTGGIILIFFLFLSNACGTEDSDTQIQALPEVVDFNWHIRPILSDRCYTCHGPDEKVREANLRLDTEEGAFAALEEGEGRFALVPGDPDKSLLIRRIESSSSESIMPPPESNLSLSEYEIKLLRKWVEQGAKWKTHWAFTPPKKADLADRKDSWVQNEIDYFSLNKMEEQGFSPNTAASRAKLLRRMSFDLTGLPPSWEDIQAFEEDESEDAIEKRIDALLASPAYGERMASIWLDAARYADSHGYQDDRPRTMWPWRDWVIDAFNRNLPYDSFLIKQVAGDLLPNAAYEDKLATAFNRNHAITQEGGVVNEEYVTEYVADRTQTFSTTFLGLTMECARCHDHKYDPLSQKDYYQLFAFFNTIEERGQVNYFDLSPKPHIKMQDAEYEKKLRYIDSLTVAWEEKQEQIKIAGKEGFKTWNIEKESDIGNIDKELKAHFKLDTYNELSSPNEHANLLANMNTGLIGEVAKPEILAGKSGKALKFDGENFLNLGDLADKEYYEHFSYGAWIKLDQYPEKDAAILVKRNGEQKRGGHQLLISPKGKLKLSLIHNARDQRIDVETQASVKRGRWNHVFMSYAGSGKANAVDLFINGKLQSKKVLTDKLGKKSILNGNDLLAGNWTHRKRSIGNLQGFVGGIIDEIRVYDRSLSPLDVKIIAESRDKSSYDELFTHYLKEKNKAYQNVQHKLDSLRPLHAELPYIMVMEEMDTARATHVLNRGAYDARMERVYANTPHQLLEFSEEYPKNRLGLAQWMIHPEHPLTARVAVNRVWQMLFGRGIVNTPEDFGSQGSLPSHPELLDWLAVDFRESGWDVKALIKKIVLSATYQQSSDISKEKRDRDKENIYLARGPIKRLSSEMIRDNALVISGLMDQSLGGPWVKPYQPSGVWKELANQIGENKYRASKGSGLYRRSLYSYWKRTIPPPSMLTFDAAERTVCVVKRQSTSTPLQSLVLLNDPQYVEASRLLAARMLEESELDEQLSKGFRLATSRNPEPDELKVLKSLYLSEKDRFKLETEAANSLLEVGQYQLLHEKDPAEYAAMSIVANTILNLDEAKMKS, from the coding sequence ATGTACAAAGGCTTGTTATTCACAGGAGGTATTATCCTGATCTTCTTTTTATTCCTAAGCAATGCTTGCGGAACAGAAGATTCTGATACCCAAATCCAGGCACTACCGGAAGTCGTTGACTTCAATTGGCACATCCGTCCCATTCTTTCAGACAGATGCTATACCTGTCATGGTCCGGATGAGAAAGTCAGGGAAGCAAATTTACGTCTGGATACAGAAGAAGGAGCATTTGCAGCTTTAGAGGAAGGGGAAGGACGCTTTGCCCTGGTACCGGGAGATCCAGACAAAAGTTTATTGATCAGAAGGATAGAGAGTAGCAGTAGTGAAAGCATTATGCCTCCACCAGAATCAAATCTTAGCCTCAGCGAATATGAAATCAAATTATTGAGAAAATGGGTGGAGCAGGGAGCTAAATGGAAAACCCATTGGGCCTTCACTCCTCCTAAGAAAGCGGATTTAGCTGATCGAAAAGATTCCTGGGTTCAAAATGAAATCGACTATTTCAGTTTGAATAAAATGGAAGAACAAGGCTTTTCTCCCAATACAGCTGCCAGTCGAGCTAAACTATTGCGGAGGATGAGTTTCGATCTTACAGGCTTGCCTCCTTCCTGGGAGGACATACAGGCATTTGAGGAGGATGAGTCAGAAGATGCGATTGAGAAAAGGATTGATGCATTATTAGCTTCTCCGGCTTATGGAGAAAGGATGGCTTCGATCTGGTTGGACGCAGCTCGTTATGCGGACTCTCATGGCTATCAGGATGACAGACCCCGAACAATGTGGCCCTGGAGAGATTGGGTAATAGATGCCTTCAATCGCAATCTTCCTTATGACAGCTTTCTCATCAAACAAGTAGCTGGAGACCTGCTTCCAAATGCTGCCTATGAGGATAAACTGGCAACAGCCTTTAACCGAAACCATGCCATTACACAAGAAGGGGGAGTTGTCAATGAAGAATATGTAACCGAATATGTAGCGGATAGAACCCAGACTTTTTCTACGACATTTTTGGGACTCACCATGGAATGTGCTCGATGCCATGATCATAAATATGATCCCTTATCACAAAAGGACTACTACCAACTATTTGCATTTTTCAACACCATAGAGGAAAGAGGGCAAGTCAATTACTTTGATCTTTCGCCCAAACCTCATATAAAAATGCAGGATGCTGAATATGAAAAGAAACTTCGATATATCGATTCACTTACCGTAGCCTGGGAGGAAAAACAGGAACAAATCAAAATAGCAGGGAAAGAAGGGTTCAAAACCTGGAATATAGAAAAGGAATCCGATATAGGTAATATCGATAAAGAATTAAAGGCTCATTTCAAACTAGATACATACAATGAACTAAGTAGTCCAAATGAGCATGCTAATTTGCTTGCTAATATGAATACAGGCCTTATTGGCGAGGTGGCCAAGCCTGAAATTTTAGCAGGTAAATCAGGGAAAGCTTTGAAGTTTGATGGAGAGAATTTCCTGAATCTAGGGGACCTGGCTGATAAAGAATATTACGAACATTTCTCCTATGGAGCCTGGATAAAGCTGGATCAATATCCTGAGAAGGATGCAGCTATTTTAGTAAAGCGAAACGGAGAACAAAAAAGAGGAGGCCATCAATTACTGATCAGCCCCAAAGGAAAGCTCAAGCTTTCCTTGATTCACAATGCAAGAGACCAAAGAATAGATGTAGAAACTCAAGCTTCTGTAAAACGCGGCAGGTGGAACCATGTATTCATGAGTTATGCTGGCAGCGGAAAAGCAAATGCAGTTGATCTCTTTATAAATGGAAAGCTTCAGTCTAAAAAAGTACTCACTGACAAGCTTGGGAAAAAGAGCATTTTGAATGGAAATGATCTTCTGGCAGGAAACTGGACACATCGGAAAAGAAGCATAGGAAATTTGCAGGGATTTGTAGGGGGTATTATAGATGAGATTCGCGTATACGACAGAAGTCTGAGTCCCCTGGATGTGAAAATAATTGCAGAAAGTAGAGATAAGTCTTCCTATGATGAACTTTTCACTCACTACCTGAAAGAGAAAAACAAAGCCTATCAAAATGTTCAGCATAAACTGGATAGCCTTAGGCCCTTGCATGCGGAGCTTCCCTATATCATGGTCATGGAGGAAATGGACACAGCGAGAGCTACCCATGTGCTCAATAGGGGCGCTTATGATGCCCGGATGGAAAGGGTATATGCAAATACCCCTCATCAATTGCTTGAATTTTCTGAGGAGTATCCCAAAAACAGATTGGGACTGGCCCAATGGATGATCCATCCGGAGCATCCACTAACTGCAAGAGTTGCAGTCAATAGGGTTTGGCAAATGCTTTTTGGGCGGGGAATCGTGAATACTCCAGAGGATTTTGGGAGCCAGGGATCCTTACCTAGTCATCCGGAATTGCTGGATTGGTTGGCCGTGGATTTTAGGGAGAGTGGCTGGGATGTCAAAGCACTGATCAAAAAGATCGTCCTTTCAGCTACCTACCAGCAATCCTCAGACATAAGCAAAGAGAAAAGAGATCGAGATAAAGAAAACATCTACCTGGCAAGGGGGCCAATTAAAAGATTGAGTTCTGAAATGATCAGAGACAATGCCCTTGTGATTAGTGGATTGATGGACCAAAGCCTTGGAGGTCCCTGGGTTAAACCCTATCAACCTTCTGGTGTTTGGAAAGAATTGGCCAATCAAATCGGAGAAAATAAGTATCGAGCGAGTAAAGGTTCGGGGCTCTATCGGAGAAGTTTGTATTCCTATTGGAAAAGAACCATCCCTCCTCCCTCAATGTTGACCTTCGATGCTGCAGAGAGGACGGTCTGTGTAGTAAAAAGACAAAGCACAAGTACTCCCTTGCAATCTTTGGTACTCTTGAATGATCCTCAATATGTTGAGGCTTCTCGTTTGCTGGCAGCAAGGATGTTGGAAGAAAGCGAACTGGATGAACAGCTAAGCAAAGGCTTTCGCCTGGCGACTTCCCGAAATCCTGAACCAGATGAACTAAAGGTTCTTAAATCCTTGTATTTGAGTGAAAAGGATCGTTTCAAGTTAGAGACAGAAGCAGCTAACTCATTACTCGAAGTAGGCCAATACCAGCTTCTTCATGAAAAGGATCCTGCCGAGTATGCTGCCATGAGTATAGTCGCGAATACGATTCTCAACCTGGATGAAGCAAAAATGAAATCCTGA
- a CDS encoding DUF1080 domain-containing protein, which produces MRINYSYSISLLIGAALLSISSLFAFSPPQEIRTSEDNPYLGRWALHLPDGAGWLEVRDEGDYLDADILWYGGSVVPVNHVYKHEGKLFLNQLAWRSAQRENGRKHRPVYQMVLEGSGDELIGKMVQPDPNGQGAKTTVFLATRIPDLPAAPNLAELKYGKSINLLDNNSTEGWHLVDPNSKSAWSVEKGVLMNKPVQHKGEKHINYGNLRTNDTFEDFNLSLKVNVPEGNNSGIYLRGIYEIQVFDSYGKKRDSHHMGALYSRITPSASAERKPGKWQELDITLCDRHLTVILNGTKIIDNQAIMGVTGGALTADEFSPGPIYLQGDHGEVMYKDIVLKPILK; this is translated from the coding sequence TCCTCAAGAGATAAGGACGAGCGAAGATAATCCCTATCTAGGGCGCTGGGCACTTCATCTACCTGATGGAGCGGGTTGGTTGGAAGTCAGAGATGAAGGAGACTACCTCGATGCGGATATACTTTGGTACGGAGGAAGTGTGGTACCAGTCAACCACGTTTATAAACATGAAGGGAAACTCTTCCTCAATCAATTGGCCTGGAGAAGTGCTCAAAGAGAGAATGGGAGGAAGCACAGGCCCGTTTATCAAATGGTTTTGGAGGGAAGCGGAGATGAGTTGATTGGTAAAATGGTCCAGCCTGATCCTAATGGTCAGGGTGCAAAGACTACGGTATTCCTCGCAACTCGAATTCCCGACCTACCAGCAGCCCCCAATTTGGCAGAACTCAAATATGGAAAATCCATCAACTTACTGGACAATAACAGCACTGAAGGATGGCACTTGGTCGACCCTAATAGTAAGAGTGCCTGGTCTGTGGAGAAAGGCGTATTGATGAATAAGCCCGTTCAGCATAAAGGAGAAAAACATATCAACTATGGAAACCTTAGAACAAATGATACTTTTGAAGATTTCAATCTCAGCCTAAAAGTGAATGTTCCGGAAGGAAACAATAGCGGGATTTATTTACGAGGCATTTATGAGATTCAGGTGTTTGATAGCTATGGCAAAAAACGTGATAGCCACCATATGGGTGCCTTATATAGTAGGATCACTCCATCTGCTTCAGCCGAGAGAAAGCCAGGAAAATGGCAAGAACTTGATATAACCCTTTGCGACCGGCATTTGACAGTCATTTTAAATGGTACGAAGATTATCGACAATCAGGCCATCATGGGGGTTACAGGTGGAGCCCTTACTGCAGATGAGTTCTCTCCGGGACCCATTTATTTGCAAGGGGATCATGGAGAGGTCATGTATAAAGATATTGTACTTAAACCTATCCTCAAATAA